A region from the Catharus ustulatus isolate bCatUst1 chromosome W, bCatUst1.pri.v2, whole genome shotgun sequence genome encodes:
- the LOC117005040 gene encoding uncharacterized protein LOC117005040, producing MGRSSPGDHDHLHGSESPRDRKLYSLHSNQEGPTKMGSTASVSNKNGVQGKALVLLTLVCIMQVGEAFVKIIVPEPDVIVPEGAGVNLTCLFSSNQRAGLKEVNAVWKQITTDEVFTEGIVTLWDMEQQRGSTTLMISHMQADQVGQFSCVVWIRESFNYEKINVDILKKNRRVRQVTEVGKTQQELGQENLIVGLVRDFGQVQNTTSITACLPLPKAAGDPIPWGIIPIGEMPPETINGTKRCNKVMQNHTKMIEETYTVRGQWSSPGQRSECQKLPNAVFSKIGWFKDVGWCSYDIKKKKDKNQSLNILMR from the coding sequence ATGGGACGGTCCTCACCAGGTGATCATGACCACCTACACGGCAGTGAAAGTCCAAGGGATCGAAAATTGTATTCACTACACTCGAATCAAGAAGGTCCAACCAAGATGGGAAGTACAGCCTCTGTCAGCAACAAAAATGGTGTTCAGGGCAAGGCCTTAGTTCTTTTAACATTAGTCTGTATAATGCAGGTGGGAGAAGCGTTTGTTAAAATCATAGTTCCGGAACCAGATGTAATAGTGCCGGAAGGTGCGGGAGTAAATTTAACCTGTCTGTTTTCTAGCAACCAGAGAGCTGGATTAAAAGAAGTAAATGCAGTTTGGAAACAAATCACCACAGACGAAGTATTTACAGAAGGGATCGTGACACTTTGGGATATGGAACAGCAAAGAGGTAGCACCACATTGATGATATCTCATATGCAAGCTGATCAGGTAGGACAATTCTCATGTGTTGTGTGGATTAGAGAAAGCTTTaactatgaaaaaataaatgtagatatTCTAAAAAAGAATAGGAGAGTACGACAGGTGACAGAAgttggaaaaacacaacaagaatTGGGACAAGAAAATTTAATAGTGGGATTAGTTAGAGACTTTGGGCAAGTACAAAATACTACGTCCATCACTGCATGTTTACCTTTACCTAAAGCGGCGGGAGATCCAATACCATGGGGCATCATTCCCATTGGGGAAATGCCTCCAGAAACCATAAATGGGACAAAAAGATGTAATAAAGTAATGCAGAACCATACTAAGATGATAGAGGAAACCTATACAGTTCGAGGGCAATGGTCATCGCCGGGACAAAGGAGTGAATGCCAAAAATTaccaaatgcagttttttcaaaaattgggTGGTTCAAGGATGTAGGATGGTGTTCTTatgacataaagaaaaaaaaagacaaaaaccagtcACTGAATATTCTTATGAGATAG